A genomic stretch from Edaphobacter aggregans includes:
- a CDS encoding transposase, with product MLQKAELSCEADSENYLGGSSETIMYYIGLDVHTKTISYCVKEAAGHVHREGKIGATRGELDAWIKTLPQPRMMAMEATIFTGWIYDHLLPQAEKVKVTHPLMLRAIAASKKKNDRIDAGKIADCLRCDFLPECHMASTEIRDRRRTLRYRNQVIRQMVQMKNRVSGLLMESGVSYDKQRLHKMVTSANCSRPTRRSATASGPCFGLAANTSCEVNDWIVR from the coding sequence GTGTTGCAAAAGGCTGAACTCAGCTGTGAGGCTGATTCAGAGAACTACCTCGGAGGCTCCTCAGAGACGATTATGTATTACATCGGACTTGATGTTCACACGAAGACGATCAGCTATTGCGTAAAGGAAGCAGCTGGTCATGTGCACCGGGAAGGCAAGATCGGTGCGACGAGAGGTGAGCTTGATGCATGGATCAAGACGTTACCTCAACCTCGGATGATGGCCATGGAGGCGACGATCTTCACCGGCTGGATTTACGATCACCTGCTTCCGCAGGCCGAGAAGGTGAAGGTGACCCATCCGCTGATGCTCCGGGCTATCGCCGCGTCCAAGAAGAAGAACGACCGTATCGATGCCGGCAAGATTGCCGACTGCCTGCGGTGCGACTTTCTGCCCGAGTGCCATATGGCTTCGACGGAGATTCGAGACCGACGCCGTACGTTGCGCTACCGGAACCAGGTGATACGGCAGATGGTGCAGATGAAGAACCGTGTATCGGGGCTGCTCATGGAAAGCGGGGTCAGCTATGACAAGCAGCGGCTGCATAAGATGGTTACTTCAGCGAACTGTTCTCGACCAACGAGGAGATCAGCGACAGCATCCGGCCCCTGCTTCGGCTTGGCCGCGAACACATCCTGCGAGGTCAACGACTGGATCGTGCGCTGA
- a CDS encoding transposase: MRRLRTIPGVGPITALTWALEIGDYTRFPSVKEAISYCGLCGAEKSSAEVMRMPISKQRNKHIQHVLVEAAKLAPRNSHELALLREKEIQRGNKNRATLAVARKLVAYMLAVDRRKQDFVPAEELAAKAVA, encoded by the coding sequence TTGAGACGACTGAGGACGATCCCCGGAGTCGGTCCCATCACCGCGCTGACCTGGGCCCTGGAGATCGGAGACTATACCCGCTTCCCATCGGTGAAGGAAGCCATCAGCTACTGCGGACTATGCGGCGCCGAGAAGAGCTCTGCCGAGGTGATGCGCATGCCGATTTCCAAGCAGAGGAACAAGCACATCCAGCATGTACTGGTGGAAGCCGCCAAGCTGGCGCCCCGAAACTCCCACGAACTGGCCCTGCTCCGGGAGAAGGAAATTCAGCGAGGGAACAAAAATCGGGCCACCCTGGCGGTAGCCAGGAAGCTGGTGGCCTACATGCTCGCGGTAGACCGCAGGAAACAGGACTTCGTGCCGGCCGAAGAGTTGGCGGCCAAAGCAGTGGCTTGA
- a CDS encoding VWA domain-containing protein encodes MSKPFHVCAVLLFFLPALGFAQRDPPVAEGAAQPAAVSSLPRDTAEGLIKLDVVVTDKSGKSVPGLKSSDFTLLDNGEPEKVLSFQAFDGITAKPDPPVEVIFVIDTLFLPPHLIPIAKNEVEKFLRRNNGHLAQPVSIFLLSETGLSSTPQPSTNGTALADAIARGIWQTPAFHGTQTPKETAQLFQEPRSGLSLMSLGSIVLEERRKPGRKLLFWLSPGWWTVAWDNPFHDITEFSTRLREARIALWSWPYPDGDLTYKNFLAPVKSARKVRNENFLLNVLATQSGGGVLETRSDLAEMISKCVEEASVFYSFTFDPPHTNEVDDYRDLKVVLRKPQLTARTSTGYYNEPVYYDQPSGADRISMDQLEQMLGAARDRGDKEVARELYGVELTERMSSTRLSSWKTRLPGKESRAALVALADRSVFLPLPAADIASTAPPDMATQRLILARAVDYVSKTVVKLPDFFATRTTVQYNEPPLPEDATWKTAMSDQSLHVTETSNTTVLVRNSKEVVDSDTRKRKQRKARLDTEGTFGPILAMVFVDAAAAHSEFTWSHWEQGTDGLEAVFRYTIPYDKSQFEVGFCCLADPDGTIFFKKYPAYQVEIAIDPASGAIVRVAVNADLGPKLPMLSSGVMVEYGPVEIGGKTYICPTRSVSIQRTRTVKLVKEWGESFGVYARFETILNDFSFGQYHIFRAQSRILPDDTPVPKEK; translated from the coding sequence GTGAGTAAGCCATTCCATGTTTGTGCGGTGCTGCTCTTTTTTTTGCCCGCTCTCGGATTTGCGCAGCGGGACCCGCCTGTTGCAGAAGGTGCGGCGCAGCCCGCGGCGGTGTCCTCGCTCCCCAGAGACACGGCGGAAGGGCTCATCAAGCTCGACGTGGTGGTGACGGATAAGTCGGGGAAATCAGTCCCCGGCCTCAAATCCAGCGACTTTACGTTGTTAGACAACGGCGAACCCGAGAAAGTTCTCTCCTTTCAGGCGTTCGATGGAATCACCGCCAAGCCAGATCCTCCTGTTGAAGTCATTTTTGTCATCGATACATTGTTTCTGCCCCCGCACCTAATTCCGATCGCAAAGAACGAGGTCGAGAAGTTCCTACGGCGGAACAACGGCCATCTCGCTCAGCCCGTATCTATCTTTCTTCTTTCCGAGACCGGTCTTTCGTCTACACCCCAGCCCTCCACCAACGGGACCGCTTTGGCTGACGCGATCGCTCGTGGAATTTGGCAGACGCCGGCGTTCCATGGAACTCAGACTCCCAAGGAAACGGCTCAACTCTTTCAGGAGCCAAGAAGTGGCCTCTCTCTGATGTCACTTGGTTCGATTGTTCTGGAGGAGCGCCGGAAGCCCGGTAGAAAGTTACTTTTTTGGCTCAGCCCCGGCTGGTGGACGGTGGCCTGGGATAATCCCTTCCATGACATCACTGAATTCTCAACCCGGCTGCGGGAAGCGCGGATCGCCCTCTGGAGTTGGCCGTATCCGGATGGGGATCTTACCTACAAGAACTTCCTGGCGCCCGTGAAGTCCGCACGCAAGGTGAGAAACGAGAATTTTCTCTTGAATGTTCTTGCGACGCAAAGCGGCGGCGGGGTGCTGGAAACGCGTAGCGACTTGGCGGAGATGATCAGCAAATGTGTCGAGGAGGCGAGCGTCTTTTATTCGTTCACGTTCGATCCCCCGCACACGAACGAGGTGGATGATTATCGCGATTTGAAGGTGGTACTCCGCAAACCGCAGTTGACGGCCCGCACCAGCACCGGGTACTACAATGAACCGGTCTACTACGATCAACCTTCCGGGGCTGACCGCATATCGATGGACCAGTTGGAACAGATGCTAGGGGCGGCCCGTGATCGCGGGGACAAAGAGGTTGCACGCGAGCTTTACGGCGTGGAGTTGACGGAGCGAATGAGCAGCACAAGATTATCGTCCTGGAAGACCCGCCTGCCCGGAAAAGAGTCTCGGGCTGCGCTGGTTGCGCTGGCCGACAGATCGGTCTTCTTACCCCTGCCAGCAGCGGACATTGCCTCCACCGCACCGCCGGATATGGCCACGCAAAGGCTGATACTCGCGCGAGCCGTCGATTATGTGAGCAAAACTGTCGTGAAGTTGCCGGACTTTTTCGCAACGCGGACAACGGTCCAATATAACGAACCGCCACTACCAGAGGATGCGACGTGGAAGACAGCGATGAGCGATCAGTCATTGCACGTAACGGAGACGTCCAACACGACAGTGCTCGTCCGTAACAGCAAAGAAGTAGTTGATTCAGATACCAGGAAGAGAAAGCAGCGGAAAGCCCGCCTGGATACCGAGGGAACTTTCGGGCCAATTCTCGCCATGGTGTTCGTGGATGCCGCAGCGGCCCACAGCGAATTTACCTGGAGCCATTGGGAACAGGGCACGGACGGACTCGAGGCGGTCTTCCGCTATACGATTCCTTACGATAAGTCTCAGTTCGAAGTTGGATTCTGCTGCCTCGCCGATCCCGACGGAACGATCTTCTTCAAAAAATATCCAGCGTACCAAGTCGAGATCGCGATCGACCCAGCGAGCGGGGCCATCGTTCGCGTGGCAGTGAACGCGGATCTGGGACCGAAGCTGCCGATGCTAAGTTCCGGCGTCATGGTCGAGTACGGACCCGTGGAGATCGGCGGGAAAACTTATATCTGCCCAACGAGAAGTGTCTCCATTCAAAGGACGCGGACCGTGAAGCTTGTGAAAGAGTGGGGTGAAAGCTTCGGAGTCTATGCACGATTTGAGACGATACTGAACGACTTCTCTTTTGGGCAATATCACATCTTCCGTGCGCAGTCGCGGATATTGCCGGACGACACCCCTGTTCCGAAGGAGAAGTAG
- a CDS encoding tyrosine-type recombinase/integrase — MLRYRYELESRRLAPATINLRLAAVRRLAYEASDNGLLNPDLAAGIRRVKGAKRLGMRIGNWLTAGQGRKLLEVPGSGSIRDKRDHAMLSLLLGCGLRRAELTGLTVDHLQQRDEHWAIINLFGKGGHVRTVPVPSWVKLVLDQWLTAAGIEEGVVFRRVSRTGTVWGPKISEKLVWWVVRERAKAAGIDKLAPHDLRRTCARLCHAAGGELEQIQFLLGHRSVETTERYLGCRQRLASAVNDKIGIEPTSGAP; from the coding sequence GTGCTGAGATATAGGTACGAGTTGGAGTCCCGCAGACTAGCCCCAGCGACGATTAATCTGAGGCTCGCAGCGGTCAGACGACTGGCTTACGAAGCGTCCGACAACGGCCTTCTCAATCCAGATCTAGCGGCAGGCATCCGTCGGGTGAAAGGGGCGAAGCGCCTCGGAATGAGGATTGGCAACTGGCTCACTGCTGGTCAGGGTAGAAAGCTGCTTGAGGTGCCCGGTTCGGGTTCAATCAGAGATAAGCGTGACCACGCTATGCTCTCCCTGCTGCTCGGTTGCGGTTTGCGACGTGCGGAGCTGACCGGGTTGACGGTGGACCACCTCCAGCAAAGAGACGAGCACTGGGCCATTATCAATCTGTTCGGGAAGGGAGGTCATGTTCGAACGGTGCCTGTTCCCAGCTGGGTCAAGCTAGTTCTGGATCAATGGCTCACTGCTGCCGGTATCGAGGAGGGAGTTGTCTTTCGGCGTGTCAGCCGAACAGGAACTGTCTGGGGTCCGAAGATAAGCGAAAAACTTGTTTGGTGGGTGGTCCGGGAGAGGGCAAAAGCCGCAGGCATCGACAAGCTAGCACCTCATGATCTCCGGCGCACCTGTGCTCGGTTGTGTCATGCTGCCGGAGGAGAACTTGAGCAGATTCAGTTCCTGCTTGGCCACCGCTCAGTCGAGACCACCGAACGATATCTGGGTTGCCGCCAAAGGCTCGCATCCGCAGTCAACGACAAGATCGGTATCGAGCCAACCTCCGGCGCTCCCTAG
- a CDS encoding NF038122 family metalloprotease, with protein MIITPTFTSGFDTNFGSNATAAKEAWIAAAKVFTDAFSDDIHVNINVDAVTGTDVFGESSFWFVSISYADLFNQITAYASTQNDAIAIGPGGSMSSTDPTNGTGTWKLTRAQAKALGKIPDDMANDGGTTFGTGNAFTFSGPIAPNTFDFHGIAAHEIAEVMGRTGISGSNNTFSLIDCFAYTGPGKRSLKGGAGNFFSIDNGTTLLKQFNDSSVNHLDTRDWAGSTNDSFNQFENSGVVNPVSAVDLQVMDVIGYGRVNSIGSLIETVGHITFLRAHELGSGFGKAPNFLDAEVIVQLAEEPLLSFGFQLRTDQNAPTRLDMFDLLRSAFVGGRPIRLDYVTKGPRAGEIIRVANP; from the coding sequence ATGATTATCACTCCTACCTTCACGTCCGGGTTCGACACTAATTTCGGCAGCAATGCAACAGCAGCCAAAGAGGCTTGGATTGCTGCCGCCAAGGTCTTCACCGACGCATTCTCCGACGACATTCACGTCAACATCAACGTTGATGCTGTAACCGGTACGGACGTTTTCGGAGAGAGTTCGTTCTGGTTCGTTTCTATCTCGTACGCCGATCTCTTTAACCAGATCACTGCATACGCCTCCACACAGAACGATGCCATCGCCATCGGTCCTGGCGGCTCGATGAGTTCGACCGATCCCACCAACGGCACCGGAACCTGGAAGCTGACCCGAGCGCAAGCCAAAGCGCTTGGCAAGATTCCCGACGATATGGCAAATGATGGAGGCACTACCTTCGGTACGGGAAATGCCTTCACCTTCTCCGGTCCGATCGCGCCAAACACATTTGATTTCCATGGTATTGCCGCGCATGAAATTGCTGAAGTGATGGGTCGCACCGGCATCTCCGGCAGCAATAATACCTTTAGCCTGATCGACTGTTTCGCCTACACCGGTCCCGGAAAGAGGTCGCTGAAAGGTGGGGCTGGCAACTTCTTCTCCATCGACAACGGCACCACTCTGCTGAAACAGTTCAACGACTCTTCCGTAAATCATCTGGATACCCGCGATTGGGCAGGCAGCACAAACGACTCCTTCAATCAGTTTGAGAACAGCGGCGTGGTCAATCCCGTATCGGCTGTGGATCTTCAGGTTATGGATGTGATCGGCTACGGCCGGGTCAATTCTATCGGAAGCCTGATCGAGACCGTGGGCCACATCACATTCCTGCGAGCTCACGAATTGGGCAGCGGATTCGGCAAAGCCCCGAACTTCCTCGACGCTGAAGTCATCGTGCAACTCGCCGAAGAACCCCTGCTCTCCTTCGGATTCCAACTGCGTACCGACCAGAACGCACCCACCCGTTTAGATATGTTCGACCTGCTTCGATCCGCCTTCGTTGGCGGGCGTCCCATCCGTCTCGACTACGTAACAAAGGGCCCCCGCGCTGGTGAAATCATTCGCGTCGCGAACCCCTGA
- a CDS encoding RNA polymerase sigma factor: protein MASREDLYEQAVSTHGPALDRLARAYEADPETRRDLLQEIHLSLWRSLDSFQSRCSLRTWIYRVAHNVAASHIVTNRRQNAHQFISIDDVEVTDDRGSAASIADRYIAVERLMALIRELKPLDRQVVLLYLEGVDAAGIAEVTGISSGNVATKIHRLKNILTRRFQAGGNHDQ from the coding sequence ATGGCAAGCCGCGAAGACCTCTACGAGCAAGCTGTTAGCACGCACGGGCCTGCGCTTGATCGCCTCGCGCGAGCTTACGAGGCCGATCCCGAAACGCGGCGCGATCTGCTCCAGGAAATTCATCTTTCGCTCTGGCGAAGCCTGGATTCTTTCCAGTCACGCTGCTCTCTTCGCACCTGGATTTATCGTGTGGCCCACAATGTCGCTGCGTCGCACATTGTCACGAATCGTCGCCAGAACGCACATCAATTCATCAGCATCGATGATGTCGAAGTGACAGATGATAGAGGGAGTGCCGCAAGCATCGCCGATCGATATATCGCGGTTGAGCGACTCATGGCATTGATTCGCGAGCTAAAGCCACTTGATCGACAAGTAGTCCTACTTTATCTCGAAGGCGTAGACGCTGCCGGAATCGCGGAGGTGACGGGCATCTCTAGTGGCAACGTCGCTACGAAGATCCATCGCCTGAAGAACATTCTCACTCGCCGCTTTCAAGCAGGAGGCAATCATGACCAATGA
- a CDS encoding serine hydrolase, protein MPFRVRAQAKPNIAGDYLGTLGPLHVKLHLKVDPLRGVTGTLDSPDQGADGIPCADFHLDGQALSFTVPAVHGSWKGTVADDGASLSGTWDQGSPMPLNFARDTFMAAAKPSPVDGIWLGRLQAGSTSLRLQLDVKSDNAGREFCAMDSLDQHAMGLECAKVIFAASDFSFDVPIVHGNWKGTLSADGNTLSGVWSQGSPLPLNFARQSVAIAAAPIPGPTYDPALAPAAAADLQSVLDSDLAEALRSGELAPGTGAGVSIAVVEHGVRRVFSYGAAKPDSIFEIGSITKTFTGLVLSQMVEQGKVKFDEPVRELLPPGTVAKPVGAEITLLDLATQHSGLPRMPDNFKPADPNNPYADYGAPNLYAFVAQHGVEKPADAGFLYSNLGFGLLGQALAVRSGLAYPGLLKEEVIDPLGLKDTTVFLSPAQQARFIAGHDEHHHPAHAWDLDAFAGAGAMRSTAADMLTYLEANLHPEKLKPVAGSSAGATLSAALVQSHQLQADAMPGTRIALAWLFVSETGDYWHNGATGGYSSYAFFNLKADYAAVVLFNTTLGSSGSFADRLGQHISQRLAGKPAVSLAK, encoded by the coding sequence ATGCCGTTCAGAGTCCGAGCCCAAGCCAAGCCGAACATTGCCGGAGACTACTTGGGAACCCTCGGCCCCCTGCACGTCAAGCTGCATCTGAAAGTGGACCCTTTAAGAGGTGTAACTGGTACTCTCGACAGCCCCGATCAAGGCGCCGACGGTATTCCCTGCGCTGACTTCCATCTGGATGGACAAGCGCTGAGCTTTACCGTCCCGGCGGTCCACGGCTCATGGAAAGGAACCGTGGCCGACGATGGCGCTTCGCTGTCCGGAACGTGGGATCAGGGAAGTCCGATGCCCTTGAACTTCGCCCGCGACACCTTCATGGCAGCGGCCAAACCCTCGCCGGTCGATGGCATCTGGCTGGGGAGACTGCAAGCTGGAAGCACCTCTCTTCGCCTTCAACTCGATGTTAAAAGCGACAATGCGGGTCGGGAGTTCTGTGCCATGGATAGCCTCGACCAACACGCCATGGGCCTGGAATGCGCGAAGGTCATCTTCGCAGCCAGCGACTTTTCATTCGATGTTCCGATTGTCCATGGAAATTGGAAAGGCACGCTTTCAGCCGATGGCAACACTCTCTCGGGTGTCTGGAGCCAGGGCAGCCCGTTGCCGTTGAACTTTGCTAGGCAATCCGTCGCGATAGCCGCCGCACCCATTCCTGGACCCACCTACGATCCGGCACTCGCCCCGGCGGCCGCAGCCGATTTGCAATCCGTACTGGATAGCGATCTAGCTGAGGCGCTCAGGAGTGGAGAACTTGCGCCGGGGACCGGAGCCGGGGTATCCATTGCTGTCGTCGAACACGGGGTCAGGCGCGTCTTTAGTTACGGCGCTGCCAAGCCGGACTCGATCTTTGAAATAGGTTCCATTACCAAAACCTTCACCGGCTTGGTTCTCTCGCAGATGGTGGAACAGGGCAAGGTAAAGTTCGATGAGCCGGTGCGCGAACTCCTGCCGCCGGGTACCGTGGCCAAGCCAGTCGGAGCCGAGATCACCCTGCTCGATCTGGCCACGCAGCACTCCGGCCTTCCGCGCATGCCAGATAACTTCAAGCCCGCTGATCCAAACAATCCCTACGCTGACTACGGCGCACCCAATCTGTACGCATTTGTGGCTCAGCACGGTGTAGAGAAGCCCGCCGACGCCGGTTTTCTTTACAGTAACCTGGGCTTTGGTCTGCTCGGCCAAGCACTGGCGGTTCGTAGCGGCCTCGCATATCCAGGCCTTCTCAAAGAGGAGGTGATTGATCCGCTGGGGCTGAAAGACACAACCGTATTCCTCTCACCTGCGCAACAAGCCCGCTTCATCGCGGGTCATGACGAACATCATCACCCCGCACATGCCTGGGATCTGGACGCCTTCGCCGGAGCGGGAGCCATGCGCTCGACTGCGGCTGACATGCTCACCTATTTGGAGGCAAATCTGCATCCTGAAAAGCTCAAGCCGGTTGCAGGTTCTTCAGCTGGGGCCACGCTGTCGGCAGCTCTCGTCCAGTCGCATCAGCTTCAAGCAGATGCGATGCCGGGAACGCGCATCGCTCTTGCGTGGCTCTTTGTAAGTGAAACTGGAGACTATTGGCACAATGGGGCCACTGGTGGATATAGCTCCTACGCATTCTTCAATCTCAAGGCGGACTACGCCGCTGTCGTGCTGTTTAACACCACGCTAGGAAGCTCCGGCAGCTTTGCAGATCGGTTGGGCCAACATATCAGCCAGAGATTGGCTGGGAAACCGGCCGTCTCCCTCGCCAAGTAG
- a CDS encoding aspartyl protease family protein: MKFGLHIRFAILAGVLAVAHAQTHNPFQAAYDANQVFELRDAVEHSTAPLFYKAAVEASLNSVQAAEKDLHSIIDAAPDSQNAYEAHDLLGNMYFRNGMYRGAFNEITAALKERPDAADPKSMLPILTALNELPPMTIVAMRPSTLQIEPDSIFLPLKLGGKEAEFFFDTGAGISVLGESEAKELGLATKTVEGKMGDASGQGVTGLRVALAADLIIGDLHLRNVPFLVIADSGEPWDQLPRRKRGIIGIPVLLAMHTLRWTPKGSFEFGFPAQPLNVATCNMLFHDSNPVVDVRVERKHLDFTLDTGAVDTDLNPAFAKALPALMKSGTPENRPLEGLGGTVHGDSILLPSVTLQIGNRNTLLKPAHIFTEHGNGTWAAGNLGMDVLKQAPAFTLDFDAMTLRLD, from the coding sequence ATGAAGTTCGGACTGCATATTCGCTTTGCCATTCTGGCCGGGGTGCTTGCCGTGGCGCATGCCCAAACGCACAACCCTTTCCAAGCGGCATACGACGCAAATCAGGTATTCGAGTTGAGAGACGCCGTCGAACATTCCACGGCTCCGCTGTTTTACAAAGCGGCCGTGGAAGCCTCATTAAATAGTGTGCAGGCAGCAGAGAAAGACCTTCATTCCATCATTGATGCGGCACCCGATTCCCAAAATGCCTACGAGGCACACGATCTTCTCGGAAATATGTACTTTCGGAACGGCATGTATCGTGGCGCGTTCAATGAGATCACGGCGGCATTGAAAGAACGGCCGGACGCCGCAGATCCAAAGAGCATGCTTCCCATATTAACCGCACTCAACGAGTTGCCGCCGATGACCATCGTCGCGATGAGGCCGAGCACGCTTCAGATCGAACCAGACAGCATTTTCCTGCCACTCAAGCTGGGTGGAAAGGAAGCTGAGTTCTTCTTTGATACGGGCGCGGGAATCTCTGTTCTTGGAGAATCGGAGGCTAAGGAGCTTGGCTTGGCCACAAAGACGGTTGAAGGCAAGATGGGGGACGCAAGCGGGCAAGGAGTTACTGGCCTACGGGTTGCGCTAGCCGCAGACCTCATCATCGGCGATCTTCATCTCCGAAATGTTCCCTTTCTCGTTATTGCCGACTCTGGAGAACCTTGGGACCAGCTCCCGCGACGCAAACGGGGAATTATCGGTATTCCGGTGCTCCTTGCGATGCACACTCTCCGATGGACGCCCAAAGGGTCTTTCGAGTTTGGTTTCCCCGCTCAGCCTCTAAATGTGGCTACATGCAATATGCTGTTCCATGACTCAAACCCCGTGGTCGACGTTCGCGTCGAACGGAAACATCTTGATTTCACCCTAGACACCGGCGCGGTAGATACCGATCTAAACCCCGCCTTCGCAAAGGCTCTTCCGGCGCTCATGAAAAGTGGAACGCCTGAGAATCGGCCGCTTGAAGGGCTGGGTGGCACTGTCCATGGCGATTCGATCCTTTTACCGTCCGTAACCCTCCAGATCGGCAACCGGAACACTCTCTTGAAGCCCGCGCACATCTTCACCGAGCACGGCAATGGGACATGGGCTGCTGGAAACTTGGGCATGGATGTGCTGAAGCAAGCGCCAGCTTTTACGCTCGATTTCGATGCAATGACACTGCGTTTGGACTAG
- a CDS encoding GNAT family N-acetyltransferase, whose amino-acid sequence MTPHLETSRLILRPLALSDAEQTQRLFPQWEIVRFLNASVPWPYPPDGALSFYRDVALPAVEGGFEWHWTLRLKSAPGLHIGTILLAEQADDNRGFWLGLPWQGRGLMSEALIAVTDFWFGALGRTTLRTKKASGNMASIRLSEKTGMRKTGTQMHHFVSGELPAEIWEINADEWAQHIRERA is encoded by the coding sequence ATGACTCCGCATCTTGAAACCAGCCGCCTGATCTTGCGGCCTCTTGCCCTCTCCGATGCTGAGCAGACCCAAAGGCTGTTTCCACAGTGGGAAATCGTTCGCTTTCTAAACGCCTCTGTTCCATGGCCCTATCCGCCCGATGGAGCTTTGAGTTTCTATCGCGATGTTGCCCTACCCGCAGTCGAAGGAGGATTTGAGTGGCACTGGACACTTCGGCTGAAGAGTGCCCCTGGTCTTCACATTGGGACGATTCTCCTAGCGGAACAGGCTGACGACAATAGAGGCTTTTGGCTCGGTCTGCCGTGGCAAGGGCGGGGTTTGATGTCGGAAGCTCTGATTGCCGTGACAGACTTTTGGTTCGGCGCTCTCGGCCGCACAACGCTTCGTACCAAGAAGGCTTCGGGGAACATGGCCTCAATACGACTTTCAGAGAAGACAGGGATGAGAAAGACAGGGACTCAGATGCATCACTTCGTCTCTGGAGAGTTACCCGCCGAGATTTGGGAAATCAATGCTGATGAGTGGGCACAGCACATCAGAGAACGCGCTTAG
- a CDS encoding GNAT family N-acetyltransferase codes for MPICPGEIVTNALRLRRLRKTDTDAFIAMNADLNVMEFFPRPWSPEESKAALARIDQAFDERGFGIYAIEVSGIFGGIVGLSIPSFNAPFTPCVEILWRLTPPSWGKGYATAAAAAVLQTAFQSLPLEEVVSFASRNNVKSIRVMQKIGMRLDPHGDFDHPDVENPTLRPHVLYRISADHLRYM; via the coding sequence ATGCCCATCTGCCCCGGTGAAATCGTCACGAACGCCCTCCGTTTGCGCCGACTGAGGAAGACCGATACCGACGCCTTTATCGCGATGAATGCAGACTTAAATGTTATGGAGTTCTTTCCGCGTCCTTGGTCGCCTGAGGAAAGCAAGGCTGCACTCGCGCGTATTGACCAGGCGTTCGATGAGCGTGGATTCGGTATTTATGCCATCGAAGTTTCGGGCATCTTTGGAGGAATCGTCGGTCTGTCCATTCCATCTTTCAACGCTCCATTTACGCCTTGCGTGGAGATCCTTTGGCGGTTGACTCCCCCCTCCTGGGGAAAGGGCTATGCTACTGCGGCGGCAGCAGCTGTTCTCCAAACAGCTTTCCAGAGTCTTCCTTTGGAAGAGGTGGTATCTTTTGCCAGCCGGAACAATGTTAAGTCGATCCGAGTGATGCAGAAGATTGGTATGAGGCTGGACCCGCATGGTGACTTTGATCATCCCGATGTAGAAAATCCGACGCTCAGGCCTCACGTCCTGTATCGAATCTCAGCCGACCATCTGCGATACATGTAA